ACGCTGACCGGCCGGGCGCTGCTGTGGGGTGACGCCGACCTGCACGCCCCCGAGCCGGTGCGCCGGGCGGTCCGCTACCCCGCCGGGCTCGGCCGCCGGGCCACCGACCTGCGGGTGCCCCTCCCCCGCGACCTGCCCGGCACGCTCGCCGACCTCGCCGCCGACGAACGCACGGTGCTCGAGCGGCTGGCCGGCGACCGCCCGGTCGGCCACCTCCCCGACAGCACCGACGGCGCGCTGAGCCCGGCCCGCCGGTTGCTGCAGGCCGGGCTGCTGGCCCGGATCGACGCGGTCAACGTCGAGCTGCCCCGCGAGATCGGCCAGGCGCTGCGCGGCGACCGCCCGCTCGGCCCGCCGAGGCTGCGGCCGGAGCCGGAGGTCAGCGAGCGCGACCCGGCCGTCGTCGACCGCCAGGCCGCCGGCGCTGCGCTCGAGGTGCTCAGCCGGGTGAACGACGTGCTCACCGCGCTGGAGGAGGAACCGGCCGGTCTGCTGCGCAGCGGCGGGCTGGGCGTCCGGGACCAGAAGCGGCTGGCCAAGGAGCTGCGCATCGCCGAGACCGACCTCGCCTTCCTGGTCGAGGTCGCGCACGCCGCGGGCCTGCTGGACGTCGGCGGCGCGCAGCGCGACGAGTGGCTGCCCACCCGCGGCTACGACGCCTGGCGCGAGCAGGACCTCGCCGACCGGTGGGCGCTGCTGGCCGCCGGCTGGCTGACCAGCGTGCGGCTGATCTCCCTGGTGGGACAGCGCGACGTGGCCGGCAAGGCGGTCAACGTGCTCTCCCCCGACGTCGTCCGGCAGACCGCGCCCACGCTGCGGCGCTCGGCGCTGGGCGTGCTGGCCGAGTTCCCGCCCGGCCAGGGCCTGACCGCGCCGGAGCTGGTGGCGCTGCTGCGCTGGCGCACCCCGCGGCGGGCCGACCGGCTGGCCCCGGTGCCCGACCTTCTCGCCGAGGCCGAGCGCCTGGGCGTGGTGGTCGGCGGCGTGCTGAGCAGCGGCGGCCGCGGGCTGCTCACCGGCGGGGAGGACGAGGCCGCGGACGCGATGCGCGGGCTGCTGCCGGCCCCGGTCGACCACGTCCTCGCCCAGCCCGACCTGTCGCTGATCGCCCCCGGGCCGCTGGTGGCCGACCTGGCCGCCACCCTCGCGGTCGTCGCCGACGTCGAGTCCTCCGGCGGGGCCACGGTGTACCGGGTCTCCGACGGCAGCATCCGGCGGGCGCTGGACTCCGGCTGGTCGGCCAACGAGCTCCACGACTTCTTCACCCGGGCCTCCCGCACGCCGGTGCCGCAGGCGCTGGAGTTCCTGATCGACGACGTGGCCCGCCAGCACGGGCGGCTGCGGGTGGGCGCGATCGAGTGCTACGTCCGCTCCGACGACCACGGCCTGGTCTCCCAGGTGCTCAGCGACCGGCGCACCGCCGGCGCAGAGCTGCGCCGGCTGGCCCCGGGTGTGCTGGTCAGCGGACTGGGCGCCGACGAGGTGCTCACCGTGCTGCGCGCCGCCGGGTACGCGCCGGCCGGCGAGTCCTCCGGCGGTGCCGTGCTGACCCGGCCGAAGGCGCCACCGCGGGCGGCCGGTCGCCGTCCCGGTGCGGTGGCCGCCGTGGGCCCGCGCCCGCTCGCGCCCGACGACGTCGCCGCGACGGTGCGCGAGGTCCGGGCCGGGGACGCCGCCCTCGCGGCCCGGCGCACCGAGCCGGTGCGCCAGGTGCCCGGGGTGACCACCGCGAGCACGCTGGAGCTGCTGAGCCGGGCCGTGCGCGAGGGGCTGGCCGTCTGGCTGGGCTACGTCGACGCGCAGGGCAGCGGCAGCCAGCGGGTCGTCCAGCCGGTGTCGCTGAGCGGCGGCTTCCTGCAGGGGTTCGACGAGGGGCGCGGGGAGAGCCGCACCTTCGCCGTCCACCGGATCACCTCGGTCGCGCTGGTCGACGCCGAGGACGCTGCCGCGTCGTCCTGAACTCTGTTCCCTTGATCGGGTGAGTCCGGGATGATCAACCACCCGCCCGGCGTTGCGCGGATCAGTTGGTATGTGCAACCAGCTGTCGGGCAGCAGGTCCCGGACATGCGCTGGTTGCCGCCGCGGGTGAGGAGCGTGGAGATGACGAGGCAGCGAACGGTCGCCGATCGGCTGGCGGCGGCACTGGGTGCGGTGCTGGGGACGACGGAGCCACCCGTGCGGCTGCGCGGCTGGGACGGCTCCCTGGCCGGGCCCCCCGGCGCACCGGTGCTCGCGATCCGCTCCCGGCGGGCACTGCGCCGGCTGGTCTGGTCGCCCGGACAGCTCGGCCTGGCCCGGGCCTACGTCGCCGGGGACATCGACATCGAGGGCGACGTGTTCGCCACCTTCGCGGCGCTGCGGTCGGCGGGCAGGCTCGGCGAGACCGGCCCGATGGCCCCGCCCACCTGGCGCGAGCGGCTCGGCCTGCTCGGCACCGCGGTGGCGCTGGGGGCGATCGGCCCGGAGCCGGCGCCGCCGGCCGAGGAGGTCGACCTCGGCCGGGCCGGGCGGCGACACTCGCGCTCCCGTGACGCGGCGGCGATCTCGCACCACTACGACGTCGGCAACGACTTCTACGCCCTCGTCCTCGGCCCCTCGATGGTCTACTCCTGCGCCGTCTGGGAGACCCCGGAGACCGGGCTGGACGCCGCCCAGGAGGCCAAGCTCGACCTGGTCTGCCGCAAGCTCGGGCTGACGCCGGGGTCGCGGCTGCTCGACGTCGGCTGCGGCTGGGGGTCGATGGCCATCCACGCCGCCCAGCGGTACGGCGCCGACGTCGTGGGGATCACGCTGTCGGAGGAGCAGGCCCGGATGGCCCGCAAGCGCGTCGCCGAGGCCGGCCTGACCGACCGGGTCGACATCCGGGTGCAGGACTACCGCGCCGTCGACGACGGGCCCTTCGACGCGATCAGCTCGATCGGCATGGCCGAGCACGTGGGCCGGGGGCAGATGCCCGAGTACGTCGCGGCTCTGCGCGCGCTGCTGCGCCCCGGCGGGCGGCTGCTCAACCACGCGATCAACTGGAACGCCGGCACGACCACCCCCGACCCGGACACCTTCATCTCCCGCTACGTCTTCCCAGACGGCGAACTGCTGGGGCTGGGCGAGACGGTCGGCCTGCTGGAGTCGGCCGACCTCGAGGTGCTGGACGTCGAGGCGCTGCGCCAGCACTACGCGCTCACCCTGCGGGCCTGGGTGCAGTTGCTGGAGCAGAACTGGTCCGCCGCCGTCGCCGCCTCCAGCGAGGGCCGGGCGCGGGTCTGGCGGCTGTACATGGCCGCCTGCGCGCTCGCCTTCGAAGGCGGTGACATGGGCGTCAACCAGGTGCTGCTGCAGAAGACCGGCGGGGAGCAGCCCCCGCTCCGCCGGACCGCCTGGACCTGACGGCCCCTGCTGTCCCCGGCTCAGCCGTGGTGGACGGCCTCCACGTTGTGCCCGTCGGGGTCGCGGAGGAAGACGGCGTAGTAGCCCGGGTGGTACTCCGGCCACTCCCGGGGCGGGTGGAGCACCTCCGTACCGGCGGCCCGGGCGGCGTCGTGCACCGCGTCGACGGCGGCCCGGTCGGGGGCCTGGAAGCCGACGTGCAGCTCCCGGGTCTCCCCCGCCCCGGCGGCCGGGCTGAGCCAGAAGTCCGGCACGCCGTCCGGACCGCTGAGGCCGACGACGGAGGAGTCCCCCACCGGGAAGCGGACGACCTCCCGCATGCCGATCGGCGCGAACGTCCGCAGGTAGAAGGCCAGGGACGCCTCGACGTCGGCGACCTGGACCCCGAGGTGGTCGAGCATGCCGGGACGGTAGCGGCCCGGCACCGCGGGCGGGGGCTCCCGGCGCTCGGCGCTGGGTGGGTCCGACGGAACTGCCACGGCGCCAGGGAGCAGCGTCCTGCCGCGGCTCAGCAGTCGAAGACCGACCAGCAGATGTCGTTCCGCAGCCGCTGGTCGTCGAGGACGAGCGCGCGGATCGGCTCGGGCAGCTGGTCGCGCTGCCACTGGCACTCCGACCGCCCTGCGGCATCGGTCATGCCGTCCGGTGCCGCGGCACGGGCTGCCTTGATCGCGTAGGCGGCTGCACCGAGCTCGTGTGCCGCGACGTGCGCGACGGCACCGGCCTGGCCCGCCGCGTAGGCGGCGTGCCGTGCTGCTCCACGCAGCTCCCGCGCCGCTCCCATGGCGTGCCCGCCCGCCGCACGGGCCTGCATCATCGGCAGCTCGCCGCGGACCCAAGCGCGGGCGGCCCCGATCGCGTCCCGTGGTCGCGGGTCCTGCGGGCGGACCGCCTCGAACAGGCCCAGCACGTGCTCGGCGCAGGCCGCCGCCCACAGTGCGAGGAGGTGGTGGTCCGAGTCGGTGAGCGTTCCCCCACGACGGATCGTCACGAACCGGGGATCGCGGACCGTCGGGAGGATCATGGGACGAGCCTGCCGCACGGAGCACCACCCCGTCCGGGAGACCGGGCTCGGGGCGGAAGTACCGGCCGCCGTCCGGCGTTACCGTGGACAGTCCGGCGTGCGGCAGTCTGCGCGCCCCCCTCATCTCCCAGCACCGGAGGCGTGCCCGCGTGAGCGACGGCCCCCTGATCGTCCAGTCCGACAAGACGCTGCTGCTCGAGGTCGACCACCCGTCGTCCAAGGAGTGCCGGGCGGCGATCGCCCCGTTCGCCGAGCTGGAGCGCTCCCCCGAGCACGTGCACACCTACCGGGTCACCCCGCTGGCCCTGTGGAACGCCCGCGCCGCCGGCCACGACGCCGAGCAGGTCGTCGACGCCCTGGTCCGCTACTCCCGCTACCCCGTGCCGCACGCCCTGCTGGTCGACATCGCCGACACGATGGACCGCTACGGCCGGCTCACCCTGGCCAACAACCCGGTGCACGGGCTGACCCTGACCAGCACCGACAAGGCGGTGCTGGAGGAGGTCGTCCGCAGCAAGCGGGTGGCGCCGATGCTGGGCGCCCGGATCGACGCCGACTCGGTCGTCGTCCACCCCTCCGAGCGCGGCCGGCTCAAGCAGGCGCTGCTGAAGATCGGCTGGCCGGCCGAGGACCTCGCCGGCTACGTCGACGGGCAGGCCCACCCGATCGCCCTCGACCAGGCCGACTGGCACCTGCGCGACTACCAGCAGCAGGCCGTCGACGGCTTCTGGGCCGGCGGCTCCGGCGTCGTCGTCCTGCCGTGTGGCGCCGGGAAGACGCTGGTCGGTGCCGCGGCGATGGCCGAGGCCAAGGCGACCACGCTGATCCTGGTCACCAACACCGTCTCCGGGCGGCAGTGGAAGCGCGAGCTCATCGCCCGCACCACGCTGACCGAGGAGGAGATCGGCGAGTACTCCGGCGAGCGCAAGGAGATCCGGCCGGTCACCATCGCCACCTACCAGGTGATCACCACCCGCCGGAAGGGCGAGTACCGGCACCTGGACCTCTTCGACGCCCAGGACTGGGGCCTGATCGTCTACGACGAGGTGCACCTGCTCCCGGCGCCGATCTTCCGGCTCACCGCCGACCTCCAGTCCCGCCGCCGGCTCGGGCTGACCGCGACGCTGGTGCGCGAGGACGGGCGCGAGGACGACGTCTTCTCCCTCATCGGGCCCAAGCGCTACGACGCTCCCTGGCGGGACATCGAGGCGCAGGGGCACATCGCGCCGGCCGAGTGCGTCGAGGTCCGGGTCAGCCTGGACGACGAGGAGCGGATGACCTACGCCGTCGCCGAGCCCGAGGAGCGCTACCGGATCGCGGCGACCGCCCAGTCGAAGCTGCCGGTGATCCGCCGGGTGCTGGAGCGGCACCCCGAGGAGCAGAAGCTGGTCATCGGGGCCTACCTCGACCAGCTCGACGAGCTCGGTGCCGCCCTCGACGCCCCGGTCATCCAGGGGTCGACGACCAACAAGGAGCGGGAGCGGCTGTTCCAGGCCTTCCGCACCGGCGAGATCAAGACCCTCGTCGTCTCCAAGGTCGCCAACTTCTCCATCGACCTGCCCGAGGCCGCCGTCGCGGTGCAGGTGTCGGGCACGTTCGGCTCCCGGCAGGAGGAGGCCCAGCGGCTCGGCCGGGTGCTGCGCCCCAAGGCCGACGGCCGCCAGGCGCACTTCTACACCGTGGTCAGCCGCGACACCCTGGACAGCGAGTACGCCGCCCACCGGCAGCGCTTCCTCGCCGAGCAGGGCTACGCGTACACGATCGTGGACGCCGCCGACCTGGCCGGCCCCGGCGAGGTCAACGGCCCCGACTGGGTCGACGAGCCCGCCGACTGACGACCGGCCACATCGAGGAACGCCCCGTTGCTGGAACTCGGCAACGGGGCGTTCCTCGTCCCACCCCTGGTTCGGAGCGGGGCCGTCAGCAGCCGCGCAGGACGCCGCCCAGCCGGGCCATGCCCTCGGCGATCCGCTCGGGCCGGTGCGTGGTGAACGACAGCCGGAGCGTGGCCCGGTCGGGGGTGCCGGCGTAGAAGGCGGCGCCCGGCACGAAGGCGACGTCGGCGGCGAGCGCCCGCGGCAGCAGCTCGGCGGTGTCCAGGCCGTGGGGCAGCCGGACCCAGACGAACATCCCGCCGTCGGGCTCGGTCCAGGTGCTGCCGGCCGGCAGGGCGTCCGGCAGTGCGTCGACCATCGCGTCCCGGCGCCGCCGGTAGGCACCCCGCAGCTGCGCCAGGTGGGTCTCGACGTCGGCCGCGGCGAACCACGCGGCCGCGGCCGCCTGGTCGATCGTCGAGGTGTGCAGGTCGGCCGCCTGCTTGGCCACGGTCAGCGCCGCCAGCAGCCGGGACGGCGCCCGCAGCCAGCCCAGCCGCAGCCCGGGAGCGGCGATCTTGGAGAAGCTGCCCACGTGGACGACGTGGCCGTCGGCCCCCGGCTGGGCGGCGAGCGGCGCGACGTCCTCACCCCGGTAGCGCAGCTCCGCGTAGGGGTCGTCCTCCACCAGCCAGACCCCGTGCCGCTCGGTGAGCGCGACGACCTCGGCGCGACGCTCGGCGGGCATGGTCCGGCCGGTCGGGTTGGCGAACGTCGGGACCAGGTAGACCAGCGCCGGCCGCTCCCGCCGGATCGCCTCCTCCAACGCGTCGGGGTCCATGCCGTCCCCGTCGGTGGCCACCGGGACGACCCGGGCGCCGGCCAGCTGGAAGCACTGCAGCGCGGCCAGGTACGTCGGGTCCTCGACCAGCACGACCGCGCCCGGGTCGACCAGCGCGGTCGCCAGCAGGGTGAGCGCCTGCTGCGAGCCCGAGGTGACCAGCAGGTCGTCGACGGAGCTGAACATGCCGCGGGCGGTGAGCCGGCCGGCGACCCGGGCCCGCAGGTCGCGGTCGCCCTCGGTCGGGGCGTACTGCAGGGCCCGGCGGGCGTGCGGGCTCCACAGGACGGTGTCGTAGGCGGCGCGGACGCCGTCCAGGTCGAACAGCTCGGGGGCGGGCAGCCCGCCGGCGAAGGAGATGACCTGCGGGCGGTCGAGCAGGGCCAGCAGCTCGCGGACCGGGGAACTGGCGACCCCGGTCAGCCGCTGGGCGAGCGCAGGGACGGGCGGGGCGAGGACGGCAGCAGGCACGAGGGCTCCAGGAGGCATGGCGCCGGGCAGGGCGCAGCGGGGGTAAGGCGGCGCTGGGGGGCGGGGGGTGTCCCGCCCGGGTCCGCGCCGGAGGGCCTCCTGGTCAAGGGGCCACCCCCACCTTACGACGCGGCGGGCACCTCCGTCAGCGTCAGGGACATGAGCAGCTCGTCACGCCGGTCCTCGGGCGTGACCTGCAGGGCGCCGGGCCAGCGGCCGACCACCTTCCAGCCGAACCGGGCGTAGAACGCGTCGTAGCCGGTGCCGCCCCGCACCTCCAGCCGCAGCCGGTCCAGGCCGAGGTCCTCCCGGGCGGCGCGGGCCACCTCGGTCATCAGCACCCGGCCGGCGCCGCTGCCCCGCGCGGACAGCGCCGTCATCACCCGGGTCACCCGCCCCCAGTGCCCGAGCACCGGGCCGGCGTTGCTGGTCAGCAGCAGCCACCCGGCCAGCCGGCCGTCCTGCCGGACGACCAGCAGCCGGCCCAGCCCGGTGCCCAGGGTCGCGACCGTGTCCTCCACGGCCGGGCGGACGACGTCGTCGGTGACCGGCAGCTGCTGCGCGAACCCGACCGCTCCCCCGGCGTTGGCGACGTCCCGCCAGCACGTCGTCAGCTCGGCCCGCAGCTCCTCCGACACCGCCTGCGGGCAGGTCAGCCAGGACAGGGACAGGTCGGTCCGGTCGGTCACCGGCGGAGTCTCCCAGCGGCCTCGGGGACCCCTGGGGACGGCGGGGCCGGCGGGGCGTGACGAGCCGGTCCGACCCGAGCATGACGAGCGCCACAGTCAGCCCGGCCGGACGGTGAACGCGCAGCTCAGCGGCCCGATGAACGGTCCCCATACGCGCTGCGGGCCGGGGCGCGCCGCAGGCCCCCGGTTGGGCGTGTTGCTCCCCCGCCGACCAGAATGGGCCCCGACATGGCGACTGCGACACAGGCGGCGGCCCGGGCCCCGCAGACGAACAGCCGACCGCTCCGGGCCTGGCAGCAGGCGGCCCTCGGCAAGTACGAGGAGGAGTCCCCCAAGGACTTCCTGGTCACCGCGACCCCGGGCGCCGGGAAGACCACCTTCGCCCTCACCCTCGCCGCCCGGCTGCTCGCCAAGCGCGAGGTCGCGCGGGTCATCGTGGTCTGCCCGACCGACCACCTGCGCATGCAGTGGGCCGACGCCGCCGACGCGATGGGCATCGCGCTCGACCCGAACCTGACCAACGCCGTCGGCCCGGTGCGCGCCGGCACGCAGGGCTACGTGACCACCTACGCCCAGGTGGCCGGCAAGCCGATGCTGCACGCCGCCCGGGCGACCACGGTCAAGACGCTGGTGATCCTGGACGAGGTGCACCACGCCGGCGACGGCCTCTCCTGGGGCGAGGCGGTCGAGGAGGCCTACGGCCGCGCCGCCCGCCGGCTGTGCCTGACCGGGACGCCGTTCCGCACCAAGGCCGACGAGCGCATCCCGTTCGTGAAGTACGTAGAGGACGGCTTCGAGGGCCAGGGCGGCCTGATGTCGACCGCCGACTTCACCTACGGCTACAAGGAGGCGCTGGCCGACAGCGTCGTCCGGCCCGTGGTGTTCGCCGCCTACACCGGCACGTCCCGCTGGCGGAACTCCGCCGGCGAGGTGGTCGCCGCGTCACTGTCTGAGGCCGGCACCCGGTCGGTGGAGATGCAGGCCTGGCGCACCGCGCTGGACCCCAAGGGCCAGTGGGTGCCGCACGTCATCGCCGCGATGGACGACCGGATCACCCACCTCCGGGAGGAGGGCGGCATGCCCGACGCCGCCGGGCTGGTGCTGGCCAGCGACCAGGACGACGCCCGCGAGTACGCCAAGATCGTGCGCCGGGTGACCGGCAAGGCCCCGGAGCTGATCCTCTCCGACGACCCCAAGGCGTCGAAGAAGATCGAGAAGTTCAACAAGGGCGGCGCCCGGATCGCGGTCTGCGTCCGGATGGTCTCCGAGGGCGTCGACGTCCCGCGCGCCGCCGTCCTGGCCTGGATGACCTCCTACCGGACCCCGCTGTTCTTCGCCCAGGCCGTCGGCCGCGTCGTCCGCGCCCGGACGCCGCACGAGTCGGCGACGGTCTTCCTCCCCGCCGTGCGCCCGCTGCTCTCGCTGGCCGCCTCCATGGAGGAACAGCGCAACCACGTCATGCCGCCGCCGAAGACCCAGCCCGACGAGGAGCTGGAGGCGCTCGACCTGCCGCCGCGGGAGCCGCGCGAGGGTGAGATGCAGAAGTGGGAGGCGTTGGAGGCCGACGCCCGGTTCGCCCACGTGCTGCACAGCGGGACGGCGCACACCGGCGAGGGTTCCCCCGCCGTCGTGCCGCTGGAGGCCGACGCGGAGGACTTCCTGGGCATCCCCGGGCTGCTCACCCCGGCGCAGACCGCCGAGCTGCTGGCCAAGCGGGACGACGAGCTGCGGCTCCGGATCGCCGCCTCGCACGCCCGGGGGGACGACGACTTCATGGTCGTCGAGGACCACCCCGAGGAGGACGAGGTCGGCCGCTCCTGGCGGGACGCGGCCGAGCTGCGCCGAGAGATCAACCGGCTGGTCAACCGGATCGCGGCGAAGACGTCGCAGCCGCAGGCCGTGGTGCACACCCAGCTGCGCCAGTCGGTGCCCGGGCCGCCGTCGGCGTCGGCGTCGGTCGACGTGCTCCGCGCCCGCCGCGAGCGCCTCCGCACCATGCTCTGAGCCGCCGACTCCCCTGAGCGGCCCACTGCGCTGAGCGCACCGCCCCGCCCCGCGGGCACCTCGCGCTCCGCGGACGCCTCCCCGCTCTGCGGGCGCTCCTCCGCAGGAGCGGCGTCCGACCGCACTGCCTGCGCTCATCGAGTGACAGCTGAGCGGGGATCCCGGGAGCAGGTGAGCCCGTTCCGCTGACACTCGACGGAGATCGGTGGAGGTGCGGGCGCCGTCGCGGGCGCCTCCCGCTCTGCGGGCGCTCCTCCGCAGGAGCGGCGCCTGGCCGCACCGCCTGCTCTCATCGAGTGACAGCTGAGCGGGGCCACCGAGGGCCGGAGAGCCCGTTCCGCTGCCACTCGACGCGGATCGGCGGAGGTGGGCGGCGGCGTGGGCACGCGCGCGGGCACGGGCGCCTTCGCGGGCGGGTCGGGCAGCGCCCCCGGACCCTGAGTGGGAGGACCAGGGGCGGATCCGGGGGTTCCCCGATGCCGCTGGGAGGCCGCCGGGCGCACGCTCGTGTCATGACCGAGACAGCCCCGAACCACAGCGTCCAGAGCGAGACTCCACGCACCGAGATCCCACGCAGCGAGACCCCGTACACCGAGACCGGGGCCGGGCAGACCGGGGCCGGGCAGACCGGGGCCGGGCAGACCGACACCCCGCGCAGTGAGACCACGTACACAGAGGCCGTCCGGCCGCCGTTGCAGCGCAGCCGCACCGACCTGTACCTCGGTGGCGTCTGCGCGGGGCTGGCGCGGCACACCGGGATCGACGCGCTGCTGTGGCGGGTCGGGTTCGCCGCGCTCGTGCTGGCCGGCGGCTCGGGGGTGGCGCTCTACCTGGTGCTCTGGCTGCTCGTGCCGGCCGCGCCCGCCGGCCCCACCGATCGCACGAACGTGCTCGACGAGTGGGTCGAGCGGCTCCGCGCCCGCTTCACCCGCCGTCCGACGTCCTCGGCGGCCGTCCCCCGCTGAGGGGCGCTCGGACCAGCTGAACGCGCCGCGGAGGGGGCGACCGCCTCCGCGCAGCCGGTGGCCCAGCTCGGCGAGGACGTCGCTGAGGAGCGCTCGTGTCAGCCGAGCAGGCCGCGGGCGGCGGCGAGGGCGACCGCCTCCGTGCGACCGGAGGCACCGAGCTTGGCCAGGATGTTGCTGACGTGCACGCTGGCGGTCTTCTCGCTGATGAACAGCTCGGCGCCGATCTGCCGGTTGGTGCGGCCCTGCGCGACCAGCGATAGCACCTCCGTCTCGCGCGGGGTGAAGACGGTGGTCGCCACGGTCCGCACGCCGGGGAGCTCCAGCCGTCCCCGGCGGGCCAGCGCCTCGATCGCGGTCCGCAACGGCACCGCCCCGAGCTGGCCGGCCACGTCGTGCGCGGCTGCCGACTCGGCGGCCGCGCCAGGGCGGTCGTCGACGGCCAGCATCGCCTCGGCCAGCCGGAACCGGGAGCGGGCCTCCTCGTACACGTGCCCGTAGCCGAACTCCTCGACCGCCTGGCGCCAGAGCTCGACCGCAGCCTCACCGCGCACCCGGGCCAGCTCGGCCGACAGCCGGGTCTCCCAGGCGCGCGCCTCGATGCCGGTCGGGTACTGGACCTCGGCCGCCGACCGGCCGATCTCGGCCAGCTCCGCGGCCTCCGCCACCCAGCGGGCCTCCGCCTCGCCGTCCCCGGCGCGGCGGGCGGTGGTGGCGGCGTCGGCGTACGCCCCCAGCGCGGTGGCCACCAGCCGCACCGAGGCCAGCCGCTCGTCTCCCCACAGCTCCCGCAGCCGGCCGTCGGCCCAGCGGGCCCGCTCCCCCGCCGTCGCGGCGTCCCCGGCCTGGCCGGCCAGCTCGATCTCCGCCGCGACCGTGGCCAGCATCAGCAGCACGTGGTTGTCCCAGCGAGCGGCCGGCCCCCGCGCCCAGTCGAGCACCTCCCCGGCACGCGGGTCACCCCGCCCGACGAGCACCAGCAGGCCGTCGGCGCGCACGTGCGCGGCCATGTCGGGCACCCGGGCCAGCGCGTCGGCGGCGGCCAGGCTGCCGTCCCAGTCGCCGAGGACGTACCGGCACAGCACCTCCAGGTGCCGCAGCTCGGCGCCGTAGAACGACCACTCGACGCCCAGCGCCCGGGCCCGGGCGAGCCCGGCCGTGGCGAGTTCCAGTGCCTCGGCCACCTCGCCGGCGTCGTGCGCGGTGACCGCCTGGCTGAACCACACCCGCATCTCGACGTCGGCGTCGCCGGACCGCTGCGCCCGCGCCCGGGCCTCCGCGAAGCGCACCCGGACCGCGGCCCGGTCGCCGGTGCCCGACCCGCGGGCCAGCGAGACGGCGGTGTCGGCCCACGCACTGTCCAGCCCCAGGGCGTCGGCCGCGGCCAGCGCCTCCTCGGCCGCTGCGTCCGCCTCGGCGACCAGCCCCAGGCTGTAGCTGGTGCGGGCGTGGGTCGCCGCGGCCCAGGTGCGCACCA
The Modestobacter marinus DNA segment above includes these coding regions:
- a CDS encoding DEAD/DEAH box helicase, which produces MATATQAAARAPQTNSRPLRAWQQAALGKYEEESPKDFLVTATPGAGKTTFALTLAARLLAKREVARVIVVCPTDHLRMQWADAADAMGIALDPNLTNAVGPVRAGTQGYVTTYAQVAGKPMLHAARATTVKTLVILDEVHHAGDGLSWGEAVEEAYGRAARRLCLTGTPFRTKADERIPFVKYVEDGFEGQGGLMSTADFTYGYKEALADSVVRPVVFAAYTGTSRWRNSAGEVVAASLSEAGTRSVEMQAWRTALDPKGQWVPHVIAAMDDRITHLREEGGMPDAAGLVLASDQDDAREYAKIVRRVTGKAPELILSDDPKASKKIEKFNKGGARIAVCVRMVSEGVDVPRAAVLAWMTSYRTPLFFAQAVGRVVRARTPHESATVFLPAVRPLLSLAASMEEQRNHVMPPPKTQPDEELEALDLPPREPREGEMQKWEALEADARFAHVLHSGTAHTGEGSPAVVPLEADAEDFLGIPGLLTPAQTAELLAKRDDELRLRIAASHARGDDDFMVVEDHPEEDEVGRSWRDAAELRREINRLVNRIAAKTSQPQAVVHTQLRQSVPGPPSASASVDVLRARRERLRTML
- a CDS encoding PspC domain-containing protein; protein product: MTETAPNHSVQSETPRTEIPRSETPYTETGAGQTGAGQTGAGQTDTPRSETTYTEAVRPPLQRSRTDLYLGGVCAGLARHTGIDALLWRVGFAALVLAGGSGVALYLVLWLLVPAAPAGPTDRTNVLDEWVERLRARFTRRPTSSAAVPR